The Solibacillus sp. FSL R7-0668 genome includes the window TGGTGAATTTTGAATTGAAGTAATTTTAAGTGATGGATTCATTATATTTATTGATTATCAATTTGGTATATACTTACAATATAAATCTATTTTTTGGTGAAGGCATGTCAATTAAAGCAATTACGATTCATAATCGAGACCGCATGATCCAATTTTTTGAAGAGCATTGGTGGAGTTCGCAAATGATTATTTCTTCTGGAATATATAACTGTGACCAATTGGACGGGTATATTTACGAAGAAGCTGAAGAAATTTTAGGCTTACTTACCTATGTATTCCATGAAGAGGCACTCGAGGTGATTTCATTGGATAGTGTCCAAGAGGGGCAGGGAATTGGCTCGAAGCTAATGCAAGCAGTCGAGTTATTAGCGAAGCAAAAAGGGCTGTTAAAAATTACGTTACTTACTACAAATGATAATTTAAACGCGTTGAAATTTTATCAAAAGAGAGGCTATCGCATCGTAAAAGTCATACCAGATGCGGTAACGAAAGCGCGGGCGATAAAGCCTTCCATTCCGTTGATAGGTGATGAAGGGATACCTTTACATGATGAACTACAATTGGAAAAATTGTTAGTTGATTATTGATAATTAAGTATGATTAAAATCATTCTTTATTTGTAAATTCCCGAGAGATTAGAGGATTCTTTGTTGGATATTTATGTTGATTTAACTATGAAGATTGTGAGGACATATAGTTAGACGAAAGGGGCAGTTTAGTTTCAATAAATATTACTTTGTCTGATTGTAAGATTTAAGGGATAGATAATTTCGAGCTGGGATTAAAAGGGGATGTAGTGAGTGGTAGATGCTCAAAAATTAGTTTCGTATGTAGATGATATAAAGGAACGCAATAATAGCAGTGCATCTTCATTAGTTATAATAAAGGACAATAGTATTGTATTAGAACATTATAGTGGATTTCATTCCAACTCTAATTCAAATTCTATACCTATTTCTGAAACCTCACAGTTTAACGTTGCATCTGCAAGAAAAAGCTATTTAGGTTTAGCAATAGCCTATGCTTTATATGAAGGTAAAATTAAAAGTCTGGATGACTATGCACTCGATTACTTTGACAGTTTTGATAAGGGACTCCTTGCAGGAACAACTTTAAGGCATCTTGTTACTCACTCACATGGATTAAACGAGAGAAGTGACGGGATTATTTTTAGAGAATTTGATCCCGGAGAGGGTTGGGCATACAGAGGAATTAACATTCTAATGATGACAAAACTTATAAATAAACTGTATGATAAAAGTTTCCCTGAATTGCTTAAAGAGAGGGTATTCCTACCATTAGGTTTTAAAGAAACTGCTTGGCATACAAGACCAAATGAAAAGTTGGTTCAAGTAATCGATAAACCTAACGATATTGCTACATATAAATTAGGTAGTTCAAATGATGGTTTTGACTCTAATCTCCATACCTCGGCTCGAGAATTTGCTTTATGGGGAAGTCTTCATTTGAATAATGGATTAGTAAATGGGAAGCAAGTTGTTCCAAAAGAAGTCATTCAAATAGCTACCCGAGTACAAAACCCAGCTTATAAAGATCAAAATTTACCACAAAACGGATTGTTTTGGTATGTAAATGATACACCCTCATTAAGAAGCGAAATTGGAGAAAGAGTGCCTAAAGGTTCCTATTCAAATATTGGGTGTAACGGGTCCGACTTTATTAGTTATTCCTAAATATAATCTTGTTATATCAAAAATGTACAATAAACGATATAACTTTGGGGGTAACAATTACCTTCATTATTTAAGAGAATTCAGCAATTTAGTTGCTGATACATTTAAAGAGTAATTATGTTCATATTCAATTAACAAGGGCTTTTGTCAAGTCGAGCAAAGTTTAGACTCTAGAAGGGACTATACTAACGGTGCAGTTAGTAAAGTAAGGCTATGCTATAATAAAAATGTGACAAGATACTTTTGAAATATAATTCTAGGAGTGAAATTAAATGCCTTTGACTTTTGCTCATCCAGCAGCTGTTTTACCTTTTTCAAGAAATAGTAAATATGTTAATTTCCTTGCATTGGTATTAGGTAGCATGGCACCTGATTTTGAGTATTTTCTACATGGAAAGCCACATGGTGAGATTGGCCATACATTCTTTGGATTTATCGCTTTTAATCTACCAATTTTAGTAGTCGTTTATTTTATTTATCAAACATGTATACATAGGACCTTATTCAGTCATTTGCCATCTGTATTGCAAGATACATATCATCCAAAACCAAGTTCACCACGTTTGTTAAAAATAATTGTATTTTTGTATTCTGCATTATTTGGAATGCTAACCCATGTCGTCTGGGATTCGTTTACTCATGCTGGAGGATTTATGGTGACAAACTTATCATTCCTTTCTTACACTGTTCCTATTTTGGATTTTAAAATCCCCATCTTTAAGTTTCTTCAGCACGGTAGCACAATAGCTGGTATGACTTTGATCATAGTATATATGTATTTTCGAACAGCAAGGAATAAGTCAAATAGGGATGAGACGACAAATACCAAACAAAAATTAATGTATTGGGGTCAAATAGCATTGTTAACAGCACTTTTGTTTTATGTATGGTATTTGATTGATAGCGTTTCGATTGATTTTTATGGTATTATTGTTGTGCGAATAATTGATTCAGCTTTAATTAGTTTGTTAGTTGTTTCATTATATTTTAATCACTTTCCGGGGCTTTACTTCAAGAAGGGGTAAAGCTTTTTATATTGAACTACCAGCGCAGTTTATTCGAGTGAGCAGAATAATTCCAATTCATTTGTTCAAGGAACTCAATTAATAGCTAGAACTTCTGGGGACCTTCAAACTTATAATGTAATGGTTCAAAATCTTATGAAAAACTTAAAATCATAAAAGCTCTGAATCCTGTAAAAAAATACGGACAAAAGGAGGAATGAATGTGAACAAACCTGTAATCATTATTGGAGCTGGGGTGAGTGGTCTTCGAGCTGCATCTCTCCTTACTTCACAAGGAATTAAATGTAGGGTTTTAGAAGCTAGAGACCGAAGTGGCGGTAGAATTTTGAGCATTTCCGATAAAAGCAGACCTGAACTAGGTAAATTTGACCTCGGTCCTACATGGTTTTGGCCACAGTATGAGCGTACGATTACCAATCTTGTTAAAGAACTGAACTTAGCAACCTTTTCTCAGTACACGAGAGGAGCAATGCTTTTAGAACGTTTTCCAAACGAGAAAGCAGAGCGTTATGTATTACCTGAAAATGCTGAGGAAAGATCCGTCCGATTTATTGGAGGTGTGCAGACTCTTATTGATGCTATAGCAGATACTATTCCATCAGGAGTAGTCGAGCTTGAAACGCGAGTGACAGCAATTCGTCTAGATGAAGACGGTGCGATCACGGTTGAAGCAGACATTGCAAATGGGAAGGCGGAAAAAATTTCAGCGGGTGCTGTTATTTTAGCATTACCGCCTCGGCTAGTGGCGCGGGATATTGAATTCTCTCCATCTCTACCTCCTGATATTATGACGAACCTTCTAAGCAAACCTACTTGGATGGCAGGACAGGCCAAGGCAGTTGCCATCTATGAGCGTCCCTTCTGGAGGGAATCAGGCCTCTCTGGATTCGTAAGGAGTGGGGTTGGACCCCTACAAGAAATCCATGACGCTTCTCCTTCTCCTGAAACGGAATCTGGTGCACTATTTGGTTTCTTTGGAATGCCAGCGAACATGCGCCAAGAATTGGGGGAGGATAAAGTTTTAAATTTGGTCATTGATCAATTAGTTAGGCTTTTTGGCCCCTCCGCTCAAAATGTAAAGGCTATCCTATACAAGGATTGGTCCACAGATGCCGAAACAGCTGTTGAGGAAGATTGGGACCCGCTAAGAGATTTCCCAAGGTATGGTCAACCACAAATAGCAGGGATATGGGAAAAGAAAATTATTTTTGCTGGTACAGAGTCTAATTCTCAATATGGTGGACATCTTGAAGGTGCACTCTTGGCAGCTGATAAAGCCGTTTCTAAAATCCTAGCTGATTAGTTAAAGAAGTACAATGGATGGAAGAAAGCCCCTATTGCTGGGAACAAGGAGCCGGAAACTATGCCTTTTCAATAGAAGGAAAATAAGCCTATACAGCGTTCCAAAATAAAAAGTTTGGAAACAGGCTTAAATACCATGAATGTTGTGAAAGCAGCGTTCGTGGTTTTTCTTATTGAACTAAAGCCCTTGTTGAATAGCGTTGATTATCTTGTATTCCACAATCAGGCGCTATTGTTGTAGATTTTTATTTATGAAAGGTTACCAACCATGTTTGAGGATATAAATAAGTGAAAGCCAGGGGATTTTAGCTTGACTTTATTTATTGTCAAAGTAAGTAGATTAATTAGCAGTATTCTTAATAAAATGGATTAACGTTGCGTAAAAACGAACAATCAAATTTTTTTGTAATATATAAGTTTTTTGGACAAAAGGATTTAGAACATTTATACTGTTTTTTGTTCCTTTATATCAATTTAATATTAATAATTGTAGATTTTACATAGGAAGGAAGTGTTGTTTAGAGTATGAAGCGTTTTAAATTAAAGCTAATTATAGTGTTATCTATCGTATTAGTCATATTCTTTATTGGAATAAGTATGTACACTTCCTATACCAAGATTGAAAATACAGTGGAAGAGGCGATTGCTAACCAAAATCTTGAAGCGGCTAAATCCATTGCAAAGGCGATTGATCTGGAAACATATGAGCGATTTTTAAAAGAACAGAATCGTGATGAAGATTATTGGACAATACGGCATTATTTGAATGATGCCCGAGAAAAACTAGGTGTATTATACGTTTATACTTTAGAAGTAGACAACCCTACTACATCGAAAGCTTTAATTGTAGGTTATCCTGAAAACAAGGATAATCCAAATGATTTTCCAATAGGTGAAGCTTGTACAGTACCGGAAACCCAAGTGAAATTAGCGTATGAGGAAGGAAAGCAATTTGTAACAAAGATACTAGAAGATACGAAATATGGTCATGAGTATATGACGGTGGGGACTCCTATTATGAATGGAGAAGGGGAAATCATTAGCTACCTTAGCATTGATATTAGTACGGATACACTTGACGAGATTAAAGGATCCGTTATGAATAGCAATATGGTTCTATTAGTTCTCAATGGACTTTTTGTTATTATTTTTATTATTTCTCTCTTCCTTTTACAAAAGTGGTATCAAAAAGAAGTTGGCACTACTGAATATACCTATCAAAAGGAAATTAAAACATTAATTGCTTCTGTCTCATCATTAAGGCACGATTATATTAACCATATCCAAATTTTATATGGATTTCTGCAGATAGGTGAAGTAGATCAAGCGAGAAATTATGCAGAATCTTTGTCTAAAGACATACAGACAATTGAATCCTTAAAATGTAATCTTGATCACCCGGGATTAGCGATATTACTGCAAACAAAAAAATTAACATGTCAAAATCAAGAAATTGATATACAGATAACCGTTGATGATAATCCCTTTGATAATATTAAAACGATTGATTTAATCAATATATTATCGAACATAATTGATAATGCAATCGATGCAACAATGGAGTTGCCAGAGGAACAACGTAAAATTACAGTTAGCTGTAAAGCAGACGAGTTATTTTATACGTTCTCGATTAAGAACACTGGGCGAAAGCTACCTGACATAAATCAAATTTTTAAACAAGGCTACTCAACGAAAAAAGTGGAGGAAGGAAGAGTTAGAGGACAAGGTTTGTTTATTGTTAAAGAAACACTTAATAAATACAATGGATCAATTACACTTGATACAACAAAAGAAAAAGAGACAATAGCGATTGTGAAGATCCCTACTAAGTAAATAGTAAAAGGTTGTGGTACAAATAAAATGACGTGCCATAGCCTTTTTTAGTGGAAAAGAAAGTATAAGCTTTTTAAGCGGTGTCTAGCGCAAGTCGTCTATAAGAGCGAAATATAAAAATAGAGCACTGTTACGGTATGCTGACGAATAGCCAGCTAGCTGAAAAATTTTTTGGCTAATTACATATTCAGATGCTTTTGCAATGGTATTTTTACCGGAGAATGGTAAACGAAGTGTTTTAATTAAATATTCGTATCTCGAAATAATCAAATCATTTTATTAAAATAAAACTATATTTGATTCAAAACAGCTAGTTTCTTACTGTTAAAATCAGCGTTTGCAACTTTCTTTTAATCAAACTTTATTAAAAACAGATATTTATGAAGGCAGAACAGTATCTAAAAGCTGTTTTGCTTTTTTTTTATGGAATTAAAAATTTTTGAATCGTTTCCTGTATTTGGTTAGTCTAATGTATAGAGGACGGTGAAGTCATATTAATTCTTTACAAGAAGATTTACTCGAACGTATCAAACAGGGCGATTCGGACGTCTTTTATGAGCTAATTGAGCCGATTCATGCGGATCTTTATCGCATGGCATTTGTCTATGTTCAAAATGAAACGGATGCAGTGGATATACTTCAGCAAGCGATAATTCAAGCATTTGAACGCATTGAAAGCTTGAAGGAGCCAAGTTATTTTAAAACATGGATGATTCGGATTGTTATTAATTGCAGTAAAACCTATTTATCCAAAATGAAGAAGCTAGAGATTACAGATCCGCTTGAATTAGTTGATGTCCAGTCGGTTTCACATACATATATGGAAGAAGAAATGGATTTATGGGCTGCCCTGCAATCGCTCGAAGAAAAATATAAAACGGTATTGTTGTTAAGATTTTACCAGGATTATACGGTGCCAGAAGTAGCGGCGATTTTAGAAATGCCTTTAGGAACGGTGAAAACCAATATTCGTCGTGGTCTAATGCAGCTAAAACAAAAATTGAAAGGGGTGTATCTAGATGAATGGCTACAATCCGTTGAAGGAAATGATGAATAAAATCCCTGTGCCACCACTGAAAGAGGTTTTACGATTAGATGGGATGAGTAAACTTTTTGAACAACCCACCCATACAGTAAATGCGCTAAAAAATGTGCATTGTACGATTTATGAAGGAGAAATGGTGGCGATTATGGGAACGAGTG containing:
- a CDS encoding GNAT family N-acetyltransferase; translation: MSIKAITIHNRDRMIQFFEEHWWSSQMIISSGIYNCDQLDGYIYEEAEEILGLLTYVFHEEALEVISLDSVQEGQGIGSKLMQAVELLAKQKGLLKITLLTTNDNLNALKFYQKRGYRIVKVIPDAVTKARAIKPSIPLIGDEGIPLHDELQLEKLLVDY
- a CDS encoding DUF4184 family protein, which gives rise to MPLTFAHPAAVLPFSRNSKYVNFLALVLGSMAPDFEYFLHGKPHGEIGHTFFGFIAFNLPILVVVYFIYQTCIHRTLFSHLPSVLQDTYHPKPSSPRLLKIIVFLYSALFGMLTHVVWDSFTHAGGFMVTNLSFLSYTVPILDFKIPIFKFLQHGSTIAGMTLIIVYMYFRTARNKSNRDETTNTKQKLMYWGQIALLTALLFYVWYLIDSVSIDFYGIIVVRIIDSALISLLVVSLYFNHFPGLYFKKG
- a CDS encoding flavin monoamine oxidase family protein; the encoded protein is MNKPVIIIGAGVSGLRAASLLTSQGIKCRVLEARDRSGGRILSISDKSRPELGKFDLGPTWFWPQYERTITNLVKELNLATFSQYTRGAMLLERFPNEKAERYVLPENAEERSVRFIGGVQTLIDAIADTIPSGVVELETRVTAIRLDEDGAITVEADIANGKAEKISAGAVILALPPRLVARDIEFSPSLPPDIMTNLLSKPTWMAGQAKAVAIYERPFWRESGLSGFVRSGVGPLQEIHDASPSPETESGALFGFFGMPANMRQELGEDKVLNLVIDQLVRLFGPSAQNVKAILYKDWSTDAETAVEEDWDPLRDFPRYGQPQIAGIWEKKIIFAGTESNSQYGGHLEGALLAADKAVSKILAD
- a CDS encoding sensor histidine kinase translates to MKRFKLKLIIVLSIVLVIFFIGISMYTSYTKIENTVEEAIANQNLEAAKSIAKAIDLETYERFLKEQNRDEDYWTIRHYLNDAREKLGVLYVYTLEVDNPTTSKALIVGYPENKDNPNDFPIGEACTVPETQVKLAYEEGKQFVTKILEDTKYGHEYMTVGTPIMNGEGEIISYLSIDISTDTLDEIKGSVMNSNMVLLVLNGLFVIIFIISLFLLQKWYQKEVGTTEYTYQKEIKTLIASVSSLRHDYINHIQILYGFLQIGEVDQARNYAESLSKDIQTIESLKCNLDHPGLAILLQTKKLTCQNQEIDIQITVDDNPFDNIKTIDLINILSNIIDNAIDATMELPEEQRKITVSCKADELFYTFSIKNTGRKLPDINQIFKQGYSTKKVEEGRVRGQGLFIVKETLNKYNGSITLDTTKEKETIAIVKIPTK
- a CDS encoding sigma-70 family RNA polymerase sigma factor, whose protein sequence is MEPIHADLYRMAFVYVQNETDAVDILQQAIIQAFERIESLKEPSYFKTWMIRIVINCSKTYLSKMKKLEITDPLELVDVQSVSHTYMEEEMDLWAALQSLEEKYKTVLLLRFYQDYTVPEVAAILEMPLGTVKTNIRRGLMQLKQKLKGVYLDEWLQSVEGNDE